One Hydrogenophaga crassostreae genomic region harbors:
- a CDS encoding Gfo/Idh/MocA family protein produces MNRRIAVVGAGYFAQFHLQGWQAAGATVVALCDTDIDKARAMAERFGIAEVFSDATAMIEALSPDVVDVVLPPSAQAPVVRAALAKGIATVCQKPFGIDLAEAEALTAEAEHRNTPFVIHENFRFSPWFRECKRLIDAGHFGRVHGITFRLRTGDGQGPNAYLDRQPYFQQMPRLLVRETGVHYVDTFRFLMGDVLAVTAHLRQLNPHIKGEDAALVIFEFAEQRQGLFDGNRLNDHPADNPRTTMGEMWLEGERGVMRLDGNALLWWKPHQGAETRHAYEGTTEGPFGGACTALQAHVLAHLNSGSPLENSARDYLEILRIQEAIYHSHASGRRVLLADFQPQDPAN; encoded by the coding sequence GTGAACCGGCGCATCGCCGTCGTTGGCGCAGGCTACTTTGCACAATTCCATCTGCAGGGCTGGCAAGCGGCGGGTGCCACGGTGGTGGCACTGTGCGACACCGACATCGACAAAGCCCGGGCGATGGCCGAGCGGTTTGGGATTGCCGAGGTGTTCAGCGACGCCACCGCCATGATCGAAGCACTGAGCCCCGACGTGGTCGATGTCGTGCTGCCGCCCAGTGCACAAGCCCCGGTGGTGCGCGCCGCACTGGCCAAGGGCATTGCCACCGTTTGCCAGAAGCCCTTCGGCATTGATCTGGCCGAGGCAGAGGCCTTGACGGCCGAAGCAGAGCACAGGAACACGCCTTTCGTGATCCACGAAAACTTCCGCTTCAGCCCCTGGTTTCGGGAATGCAAGCGTTTGATTGACGCGGGTCATTTTGGCCGCGTGCATGGCATCACGTTTCGGCTGCGCACCGGCGATGGCCAAGGCCCGAATGCCTACCTCGACCGCCAGCCCTATTTCCAGCAGATGCCGCGCTTGCTCGTTCGGGAAACCGGCGTGCACTACGTGGACACCTTCCGCTTCCTCATGGGCGACGTGCTGGCGGTGACAGCCCACTTGCGCCAGCTCAACCCCCACATCAAGGGAGAAGACGCTGCGCTGGTGATCTTCGAATTCGCCGAACAACGCCAGGGCCTGTTTGACGGCAACCGCCTCAACGACCACCCCGCCGACAACCCGCGCACCACCATGGGCGAAATGTGGCTCGAAGGGGAACGCGGCGTGATGCGGCTGGACGGCAACGCCCTGCTCTGGTGGAAGCCCCACCAAGGGGCCGAAACCCGGCACGCCTACGAAGGCACCACCGAAGGGCCGTTTGGCGGCGCGTGCACCGCATTGCAGGCCCATGTACTGGCCCATTTGAACAGCGGCTCCCCGCTGGAAAACAGCGCCCGGGACTACCTGGAGATCTTGCGCATCCAGGAAGCCATCTATCACTCACACGCCAGTGGACGCAGGGTCTTGCTGGCGGACTTCCAACCCCAAGACCCCGCAAACTGA
- a CDS encoding TRAP transporter substrate-binding protein, producing the protein MKTIRYTLMAAAATLTITAAQAQTVLKFSHTDQQSGARQAAAEVFAKKVEELTQGRYVVRTFCCSQLGNDPKNIEQLALGGIDFTVSATGSYATHLPTLNLTMLPFLVDNYQQGWKLYDESKWLKAQFDKAPEKGFRFLSTWEAGFRSMTTKEPLNSPADAKGKKLRTFPNEMMRWTLEAMGFNIQIMPLPEVYLAIQQGAVSGQENPVDTIYSNKFYEVAPNVTLTNHVYSPIPLAVSEKTWQKFSEADRKAVTEAAQIAATFSRELISGNDAKQLAEMTKKGAKVNAKPDVEAFRKAVQPVYGQAREKFGADVDAFLKDAEMVRASTK; encoded by the coding sequence ATGAAAACGATTCGCTACACATTGATGGCGGCCGCGGCAACACTGACCATCACTGCAGCCCAGGCTCAAACCGTGCTGAAGTTCAGCCACACCGACCAGCAATCCGGCGCGCGCCAGGCCGCCGCCGAGGTCTTTGCCAAGAAGGTGGAGGAGCTCACCCAGGGCCGTTACGTGGTGCGCACGTTCTGCTGCAGCCAGTTGGGCAACGACCCCAAGAACATCGAGCAGCTCGCCCTCGGCGGCATCGATTTCACGGTCTCCGCCACCGGCTCCTATGCGACCCATCTTCCCACCCTCAACCTGACCATGTTGCCCTTCCTGGTGGACAACTACCAGCAAGGCTGGAAGCTGTATGACGAGAGCAAATGGCTCAAGGCCCAGTTCGACAAGGCGCCCGAAAAAGGCTTTCGTTTCCTGTCCACCTGGGAAGCCGGATTCCGCAGCATGACCACCAAAGAGCCGCTGAACTCCCCGGCCGACGCCAAGGGCAAAAAGCTGCGCACCTTCCCGAATGAAATGATGCGCTGGACGCTGGAGGCCATGGGCTTCAACATCCAGATCATGCCCCTGCCCGAGGTCTACCTCGCGATCCAGCAAGGTGCAGTGTCAGGCCAGGAAAACCCGGTCGACACCATCTACTCGAACAAGTTCTATGAGGTGGCGCCCAACGTCACCCTGACCAACCACGTCTACAGCCCGATCCCCCTGGCGGTCAGCGAAAAGACCTGGCAGAAATTCTCGGAGGCCGACCGCAAGGCCGTGACCGAAGCGGCGCAGATCGCCGCCACCTTCAGCCGCGAGCTGATCTCGGGCAATGACGCCAAACAGCTGGCTGAAATGACCAAGAAGGGCGCCAAAGTCAACGCCAAGCCCGATGTGGAAGCCTTCCGCAAGGCGGTGCAGCCGGTGTATGGCCAGGCACGCGAAAAATTTGGTGCCGATGTTGACGCCTTCCTCAAAGACGCCGAAATGGTGCGCGCCAGCACCAAGTAA
- a CDS encoding TRAP transporter small permease, with protein sequence MTHAPLLGPQAPAPLPLRLLGRLVDWTVIVIGATMATMVFFNVSLHIINKDLAWVTEFGELLLVWVTFLGGACAVQRGSHMSITEFIDKLNPAQRRWADAVVQGICLGMLVVLTYYGWNLVEANWGNQLTVLGWPVAIQYMGMAVGSSLMLVFMCWDLWQILAGVPRDQRYPASE encoded by the coding sequence ATGACACACGCCCCCCTGCTCGGCCCACAGGCCCCAGCACCTTTGCCTCTTCGCCTGCTCGGCCGCCTGGTCGACTGGACGGTGATCGTCATCGGCGCAACGATGGCCACGATGGTGTTTTTCAACGTCAGCCTGCACATCATCAACAAGGATCTGGCCTGGGTCACGGAGTTCGGTGAACTGCTGCTGGTCTGGGTCACTTTCCTGGGGGGCGCGTGTGCCGTGCAGAGGGGCTCTCACATGAGCATCACCGAGTTCATCGACAAGCTCAATCCGGCGCAACGCCGGTGGGCCGATGCGGTGGTGCAAGGCATTTGCCTGGGCATGCTGGTGGTGCTCACCTATTACGGCTGGAACCTGGTCGAAGCCAACTGGGGCAACCAGCTCACCGTGCTCGGATGGCCCGTGGCCATCCAGTACATGGGCATGGCCGTGGGCAGCAGCCTGATGCTGGTCTTCATGTGCTGGGACCTCTGGCAAATCCTGGCGGGCGTGCCCCGCGACCAACGCTACCCCGCTTCGGAGTAA
- a CDS encoding TRAP transporter large permease — MLALTLFGVFFLIALAGVPLLFSILVTTVGIIWAQNLGHPMETIFLSFIAGVEPFILLAVPLFVFAGELLAQGGVGKRIVEFARVLFGWLPGGLGVVTVISCTMFGGVSGSAIADTAAIGSLVIPSMIARGYSRGFAAALLAVAGTIALLMPLSIPFLIYAFISGVSMRTLSMAGLLPAIASAIALIVVCMWHGKKSGCDTGEDRSTPKEIWTATRDAGPALLMPIIIIGGIWTGVFTPSESAAIAVFYGLIVSLFYYKDLSWRRIPQLLLNAFITSATVMLVIGATGAMAWLITVEQVAVQMAAWIQVVATEPWMFLMLFNICLLLLGIFIEPLPAMLLSAPLFLPLAKHFEMDMVHIGVVMTANLAIALYTPPVGGTLFVAAKLAKAGIGEITRHLWPLMAATVSVVLLITYIPALSTWLPRFILSLSN, encoded by the coding sequence ATGCTGGCTCTCACACTCTTTGGCGTCTTCTTCCTGATCGCGCTGGCAGGGGTTCCCCTGCTCTTCTCCATCCTCGTGACCACCGTGGGCATCATCTGGGCCCAGAACCTCGGTCACCCGATGGAGACCATTTTCCTGTCCTTCATTGCCGGCGTGGAGCCCTTCATCTTGCTGGCGGTGCCGCTGTTTGTCTTCGCCGGCGAATTGCTGGCTCAAGGCGGCGTGGGCAAACGCATCGTCGAATTCGCCCGTGTGCTGTTCGGCTGGTTGCCTGGCGGTCTCGGCGTGGTCACGGTGATCAGTTGCACCATGTTCGGCGGTGTCTCGGGTTCGGCCATTGCCGACACGGCCGCCATCGGTTCGCTGGTGATCCCCTCCATGATTGCGCGGGGGTATTCACGCGGCTTTGCGGCGGCCCTGCTGGCCGTGGCGGGCACGATCGCCCTGCTGATGCCGCTGTCGATTCCCTTCCTGATCTACGCCTTCATCTCGGGCGTGTCCATGCGAACCCTTTCGATGGCCGGCCTGTTGCCCGCCATTGCCTCGGCCATTGCACTGATTGTGGTGTGCATGTGGCACGGCAAAAAATCGGGTTGTGACACCGGTGAAGACCGCTCAACGCCGAAGGAAATCTGGACCGCCACCCGCGACGCCGGCCCCGCGCTGCTGATGCCCATCATCATCATCGGCGGCATCTGGACCGGTGTGTTCACCCCGAGCGAATCCGCTGCCATCGCGGTGTTCTACGGTCTGATCGTGTCGCTGTTCTATTACAAAGACCTGTCCTGGCGCCGCATCCCCCAGCTGCTGCTCAATGCGTTCATCACCAGTGCCACCGTCATGCTCGTGATCGGCGCCACCGGCGCCATGGCCTGGCTCATCACGGTGGAACAGGTGGCGGTGCAAATGGCCGCGTGGATTCAGGTGGTGGCCACCGAACCCTGGATGTTCCTGATGCTGTTCAACATCTGCCTGCTGCTGCTCGGCATCTTCATCGAGCCGCTGCCTGCCATGCTGTTATCGGCACCGCTGTTCCTGCCCCTGGCCAAGCACTTTGAAATGGACATGGTGCACATCGGCGTGGTGATGACCGCCAACCTCGCCATTGCGCTGTACACACCGCCGGTGGGGGGCACGCTGTTCGTGGCAGCCAAACTGGCCAAAGCCGGCATCGGGGAAATCACCCGGCACCTGTGGCCGCTGATGGCTGCGACCGTGTCCGTGGTTCTGCTGATCACCTACATCCCCGCGTTGTCCACCTGGTTGCCGCGTTTCATCCTGTCGCTGTCCAACTGA
- a CDS encoding putative quinol monooxygenase, which yields MQALVVEFRIYAPHIDAFAKAIVENARASREGEPGCRQFDVCRDPSDPSVFFLYELYDDEAAVQAHLQSPHFLQMNAATEDWVSAKTVWRRERIAP from the coding sequence ATGCAAGCCTTGGTTGTTGAATTCCGAATCTATGCACCCCACATCGATGCCTTCGCGAAAGCGATTGTCGAGAACGCCCGCGCATCGCGTGAAGGCGAACCCGGCTGCAGGCAGTTTGATGTGTGCCGCGACCCGAGCGACCCCTCTGTGTTCTTTCTGTACGAGCTGTACGACGACGAAGCCGCGGTTCAAGCGCATCTGCAATCGCCGCATTTCCTGCAGATGAATGCCGCGACAGAGGATTGGGTCAGCGCCAAGACCGTGTGGCGCCGGGAACGGATCGCGCCATGA
- the otnK gene encoding 3-oxo-tetronate kinase → MILGCIADDFTGATDLASNLVLAGMRVVQTIGIPAKAVPDADAVVIALKSRTAPVGEAVEASLQAARWLKEHGAQRIYFKVCSTFDSTPQGNIGPVAEALADFLEAPFVPVTPAFPANGRTVFQGHLFVGQQLLSDSSMRHHPLTPMTESNLVTVLQDQLQNRQAGLIAHHDVSRGPAALQQRAAHLVTQGQTMGIVDTVDQASLAVLASTIAAQNWPLMVAGSGLALSLPAALGCEVHAHAQSLPEVHGAAAIVSGSCSAMTNAQVAAFIAAGGEAFPIDALRLGDGHSLVEEALTWAAPRLGHQPVLVYATASPETVRTVQQAMGEMAAGERVEQALSQIAVGLVGLGVRRLVVAGGETSGACVKALGTETLRIGPQIDPGVPWCHAEPAGLKIALKSGNFGSTDFFHKAFDIP, encoded by the coding sequence ATGATCCTGGGTTGCATCGCCGACGATTTCACCGGCGCCACCGACCTGGCCAGCAACCTGGTGCTGGCTGGCATGCGCGTGGTGCAAACCATAGGCATTCCGGCCAAAGCCGTGCCCGATGCCGACGCCGTGGTGATCGCGCTCAAATCGCGCACCGCGCCGGTGGGGGAAGCGGTAGAAGCCTCTCTTCAGGCCGCGCGCTGGCTGAAAGAGCACGGCGCGCAGCGCATCTACTTCAAGGTGTGTTCGACCTTCGACTCCACTCCGCAGGGCAACATCGGCCCGGTGGCCGAGGCGCTGGCCGATTTTCTCGAGGCCCCTTTTGTACCGGTCACCCCGGCTTTCCCGGCCAATGGCCGCACCGTGTTTCAGGGCCACCTGTTTGTCGGCCAGCAATTGCTGAGCGACAGCTCCATGCGCCACCACCCCCTGACGCCCATGACCGAATCGAATCTGGTCACGGTGTTGCAAGACCAGCTTCAAAACCGCCAGGCGGGGCTGATCGCCCACCACGACGTCAGCCGGGGCCCGGCAGCGCTCCAGCAGCGTGCAGCCCATCTGGTAACCCAAGGGCAGACCATGGGCATCGTGGACACGGTAGACCAGGCTTCGCTGGCGGTACTCGCGTCGACCATCGCCGCCCAGAACTGGCCCCTCATGGTGGCCGGATCGGGCCTTGCCCTGTCATTGCCTGCCGCACTGGGCTGCGAAGTCCATGCCCATGCGCAGAGCCTGCCCGAAGTGCATGGCGCTGCCGCCATCGTGTCGGGCAGTTGCTCGGCGATGACCAACGCCCAGGTGGCCGCGTTCATCGCTGCGGGCGGCGAGGCTTTTCCGATCGATGCCTTGCGCCTGGGCGATGGGCATTCACTGGTTGAGGAAGCCCTGACCTGGGCCGCCCCGCGCCTCGGCCACCAACCGGTCCTGGTTTACGCCACCGCCTCTCCCGAGACGGTTCGAACCGTTCAACAGGCCATGGGTGAAATGGCTGCGGGCGAACGGGTGGAGCAGGCTCTCAGCCAGATCGCGGTCGGGCTGGTCGGGCTGGGTGTGCGCCGCCTGGTTGTCGCGGGTGGTGAAACGTCTGGCGCCTGCGTCAAGGCGCTGGGAACAGAGACGCTGCGCATCGGCCCACAAATCGACCCCGGCGTGCCGTGGTGCCATGCCGAACCTGCTGGCCTGAAAATCGCGCTCAAATCGGGCAACTTCGGCTCCACCGATTTTTTCCACAAGGCATTCGACATCCCATGA
- a CDS encoding class II aldolase/adducin family protein, whose amino-acid sequence MSDETRLREAICETGRSLHARGYVHSSAGNISARLDDGFLITPTDACLGQLDPAGLAHVGAHGQQSSGLPASKTLQLHRAIYESNEAARCVLHTHSTHLVALTLRGVWHPDCVLPPLTPYMVMKVGEIPLIPYHLPGAPAVARLIQQKMQTQTGIRGVLIERLGPMVWSATPQGASNVLEEFEETARLWLMSAGSTAPLTTEQVRALCDRFGVEWNRMSAKD is encoded by the coding sequence ATGAGCGACGAAACGCGGCTGCGAGAAGCCATTTGCGAAACCGGGCGCAGCCTGCACGCGCGGGGTTATGTGCATTCCAGCGCGGGCAACATCAGCGCCCGCCTGGACGATGGTTTTCTCATCACACCCACCGACGCCTGCCTGGGCCAGCTCGACCCAGCCGGGCTGGCCCACGTCGGCGCCCATGGCCAGCAATCCAGCGGACTGCCGGCAAGCAAAACGCTGCAACTGCACCGTGCCATTTACGAATCCAACGAGGCGGCACGCTGTGTGCTGCACACACACAGCACCCATCTGGTGGCACTGACGCTGCGCGGTGTCTGGCATCCCGACTGCGTGCTGCCCCCGCTCACGCCCTACATGGTGATGAAGGTTGGCGAGATCCCGTTGATCCCCTACCACCTGCCGGGCGCACCCGCCGTGGCCAGACTCATCCAGCAGAAGATGCAGACCCAGACCGGCATTCGCGGTGTGTTGATCGAACGCCTCGGGCCCATGGTGTGGAGCGCCACGCCTCAGGGCGCCAGCAACGTGCTGGAAGAGTTCGAAGAAACCGCGCGCCTGTGGCTCATGAGCGCAGGCAGCACTGCCCCACTGACGACCGAACAAGTCAGGGCGCTCTGCGACCGCTTTGGAGTGGAGTGGAACCGCATGAGCGCCAAAGACTGA
- a CDS encoding glycerate kinase type-2 family protein, with product MSFPIPALDDPRALLCLLFDAAVQRALPLHNTEAHLPSPPKGRTLVLGAGKAGGAMAQAVEAFWPAEAPLSGLVVTRYHHTPPRPAGLPQRIEVVEAAHPVPDAAGLQAAQRVLQLAQGLTADDLVLCLISGGGSSLLTMPCEGLALEDKQRINRQLLESGASILEINTVRKHLSAIKGGRLAAACAPARVVTLTISDVPGDDVSVIASGPTVGDASTCAEALEVLQRYGIEVPSVVQMKLESGVLETPKPGESCFRGHQTRLIATPQQSLDAAAQLARAMGLYAYVLSDQIEGESRDVGKVHGAMARSTALGRSSFQTPCVILSGGETTVTVRPGAEGRSRGRGGRAGEFCMGLAQALSGQASVWALAADTDGVDGVEDNAGAVVLPDTLARAGALGLKVSDYLARNDAYSFFDSLGDLVLTGPTHTNVNDFRALLVTHASP from the coding sequence ATGTCATTTCCTATCCCTGCGCTTGATGATCCCCGCGCATTGCTGTGTCTGCTGTTTGACGCAGCGGTGCAGCGCGCATTGCCGCTTCACAACACAGAAGCCCACCTGCCTTCGCCGCCCAAAGGGCGCACCCTGGTGCTCGGCGCAGGCAAGGCTGGCGGGGCCATGGCTCAGGCGGTCGAGGCTTTCTGGCCAGCCGAGGCCCCCCTTTCTGGCCTGGTCGTTACGCGTTACCACCACACGCCGCCGCGCCCGGCGGGCCTGCCTCAACGCATCGAGGTGGTCGAGGCCGCGCACCCGGTGCCCGACGCCGCAGGTTTACAAGCCGCGCAGCGGGTCCTGCAACTCGCGCAGGGGCTGACCGCAGACGATCTCGTGCTTTGCCTGATCTCGGGCGGAGGATCGTCATTGCTCACCATGCCCTGTGAAGGCCTGGCGCTGGAAGACAAGCAGCGCATCAACCGCCAGTTGCTGGAAAGTGGCGCCAGCATCCTGGAGATAAACACGGTGCGCAAGCACCTCTCGGCCATCAAGGGCGGTCGGCTGGCCGCAGCTTGCGCGCCAGCCCGCGTGGTCACGCTGACCATCAGCGATGTGCCGGGCGACGATGTGAGTGTGATCGCCAGTGGCCCCACTGTGGGCGATGCGTCCACCTGCGCCGAGGCGCTGGAGGTCCTGCAGCGTTATGGCATCGAGGTGCCGTCGGTGGTTCAGATGAAGCTGGAAAGCGGTGTCCTGGAAACGCCCAAGCCAGGGGAGTCCTGTTTCAGAGGCCATCAAACCCGCCTGATCGCGACGCCGCAGCAAAGCCTGGATGCCGCTGCCCAGTTGGCGCGTGCGATGGGTTTGTATGCCTACGTGCTGAGTGACCAGATCGAAGGCGAGTCGCGCGATGTGGGCAAGGTACACGGGGCCATGGCCCGTTCGACTGCCTTGGGTCGCAGCAGTTTTCAAACGCCTTGCGTGATCCTGAGTGGCGGCGAAACCACGGTCACCGTGCGCCCCGGAGCCGAAGGTCGGTCCAGAGGGCGCGGGGGACGGGCCGGGGAATTTTGCATGGGCCTGGCGCAGGCCCTGAGCGGGCAAGCCAGCGTTTGGGCGCTGGCGGCCGACACCGATGGGGTCGACGGCGTGGAAGACAATGCGGGCGCCGTGGTGCTGCCCGATACCCTTGCCCGTGCCGGTGCGCTGGGCCTGAAGGTCAGTGACTACCTGGCTCGCAACGACGCTTACAGCTTTTTCGATTCACTGGGTGACCTGGTGCTCACAGGTCCCACCCACACCAATGTGAACGATTTCCGGGCCTTGCTGGTGACCCATGCCTCTCCATAA
- a CDS encoding 8-oxoguanine deaminase, translated as MSNFFAQNEQNRYMPNTLLIDNADCIATFNHRDPASGQALKGASLFVKDRRIAWLGPAAELPPALREEAHEVIDARGHLVTPGLVNTHHHMYQSLTRAIPGVQDAELFSWLRGLYPIWAGLTPEMVQVSTQVAMAELLLSGCTTSSDHLYIYPNGVRLEDSIEAAQTIGMRFMATRGSMSVGQSSGGLPPDSVVEKEDAVLRDSQRLIETWHDATHGSMLNVALAPCSPFSVSPDLMKQSAALARSFKGQGVRLHTHLAENDHDIAYSREKFNQTPAQYAQELGWLGDDVWHAHCVKLDDEGISLFAASRTGVAHCPCSNMRLASGIAPVRRMLNAGVPVGLGVDGSASNDAAHMVNEARQALLLARVGRALQAPETRDGKTFFGCDLGPAEMTARDTLHMATRGGAQVLGRQDIGHLAPGMCADFALFDLRTLGFAGGAVHDPVASLLFCASPSAAYTVVNGRVVVRGGQLTTVDLGPLLERHNALAVALASAAHAA; from the coding sequence ATGTCAAATTTTTTTGCTCAAAACGAGCAAAATCGCTACATGCCCAACACCCTGCTCATCGACAACGCCGACTGCATCGCCACCTTCAACCACCGCGACCCGGCCTCAGGCCAGGCGTTGAAAGGCGCCAGCCTGTTTGTCAAGGACCGGCGCATCGCCTGGCTGGGGCCTGCCGCCGAGCTGCCACCGGCCCTGCGGGAAGAGGCGCATGAAGTGATTGACGCACGCGGCCACCTCGTGACGCCCGGCCTGGTGAATACCCACCACCACATGTACCAGTCCCTCACGCGGGCCATCCCTGGCGTGCAGGATGCCGAGCTGTTTTCATGGCTGCGTGGCCTCTACCCGATCTGGGCGGGGCTCACGCCAGAGATGGTGCAGGTGTCGACCCAGGTGGCTATGGCCGAGCTGCTCCTGAGCGGCTGCACCACCAGCAGCGACCACCTCTACATCTACCCCAACGGCGTGCGCCTTGAAGACAGCATCGAGGCCGCGCAAACCATCGGCATGCGCTTCATGGCGACCCGAGGCAGCATGAGCGTGGGCCAGAGCTCAGGTGGATTGCCGCCCGACAGTGTGGTGGAAAAAGAAGACGCGGTTCTGAGAGACAGCCAGCGCCTGATTGAAACCTGGCACGACGCCACTCATGGCAGCATGCTGAATGTGGCGCTGGCGCCCTGCTCCCCGTTTTCGGTCAGCCCCGATCTGATGAAGCAGAGTGCGGCACTGGCGCGCAGCTTCAAAGGCCAGGGAGTGAGGTTGCACACCCACCTCGCTGAAAACGACCACGACATCGCCTACAGCCGGGAAAAGTTCAACCAGACCCCCGCGCAGTACGCGCAGGAACTGGGCTGGCTGGGCGACGACGTGTGGCATGCCCACTGCGTCAAGCTCGACGACGAAGGCATCAGCCTCTTTGCCGCCAGCCGCACCGGCGTGGCCCACTGCCCTTGCAGCAACATGCGCCTGGCCTCGGGCATTGCGCCGGTTCGCCGCATGTTGAATGCGGGCGTGCCCGTGGGTTTGGGCGTGGACGGCAGCGCCAGCAACGATGCGGCACACATGGTCAACGAAGCACGCCAGGCCCTGTTGCTGGCCCGCGTGGGGCGGGCTCTTCAGGCGCCAGAAACACGTGATGGCAAAACCTTCTTTGGCTGCGACCTGGGCCCCGCCGAGATGACAGCCCGAGACACGCTGCACATGGCCACACGCGGCGGTGCACAGGTATTGGGGCGGCAGGATATTGGCCACCTTGCCCCGGGCATGTGCGCCGACTTCGCCTTGTTCGATTTGCGTACGCTGGGCTTTGCAGGCGGCGCGGTGCACGACCCCGTGGCCAGCCTGCTGTTTTGCGCCAGCCCGTCAGCCGCGTACACCGTGGTGAACGGTCGCGTTGTGGTGCGTGGCGGCCAGCTCACCACGGTCGATCTGGGGCCCCTGCTGGAGCGCCACAACGCCTTGGCCGTAGCGCTGGCCAGCGCCGCTCACGCCGCCTGA
- a CDS encoding SDR family NAD(P)-dependent oxidoreductase → MRLKDKNVLITGGASGIGLATAERCLEEGANVALADLAGSQGAARATELDARYPGRCLFVAVDVTSTKQVDQMIATTVKELGSLDGVFNNAGIGGLSPADTYPDEEFLHIVDINLMGVFRVARASLHQMYSQGSGSLVNCASILGVFGQSMTAAYSAAKGGVVNLTRTLALESASKGVRVNAVAPGYIDTPLLSLLDDATRQALIQMHPIGRLGRSEEVANAALFLLCDESSFVTGSNLLVDGGFTAGKS, encoded by the coding sequence ATGCGACTGAAAGACAAAAATGTGCTCATCACCGGCGGTGCCAGCGGCATTGGGTTGGCCACGGCAGAGCGTTGCCTGGAAGAAGGCGCCAACGTGGCCTTGGCCGATCTGGCTGGATCGCAGGGGGCGGCGCGCGCGACCGAACTGGATGCCAGGTACCCGGGGCGTTGCCTGTTTGTGGCGGTGGATGTGACTTCGACGAAACAGGTCGATCAGATGATCGCCACCACGGTCAAGGAACTGGGTTCCCTCGATGGTGTGTTCAACAACGCGGGCATTGGCGGCCTGAGCCCCGCCGACACCTATCCGGACGAAGAGTTTCTGCATATTGTCGATATCAACCTGATGGGTGTGTTTCGCGTGGCGCGGGCTTCGCTGCACCAGATGTACAGCCAGGGCAGCGGCAGCCTGGTGAACTGCGCGTCTATCCTGGGCGTGTTCGGTCAAAGCATGACGGCGGCCTATTCGGCGGCCAAGGGTGGCGTGGTCAACCTCACACGCACGTTGGCCCTGGAGTCGGCCAGCAAGGGTGTTCGCGTCAACGCAGTCGCGCCGGGTTACATCGACACGCCATTGCTCTCGCTGCTCGACGATGCAACCCGTCAGGCCTTGATTCAGATGCACCCCATCGGACGGCTCGGGCGATCGGAAGAGGTGGCCAACGCGGCTTTGTTTTTGCTCTGCGATGAATCGAGTTTCGTAACCGGTTCCAACCTCTTGGTGGATGGCGGTTTTACCGCTGGCAAGTCCTGA